Proteins encoded within one genomic window of Brassica rapa cultivar Chiifu-401-42 chromosome A09, CAAS_Brap_v3.01, whole genome shotgun sequence:
- the LOC103840314 gene encoding patellin-4, whose translation MTAEVKVEEKQVESAVVIASVEEETTVKVVVEEEKETKVEEEEDESKPKGVEKISSFKEESDFFSDLKESEKKALSDLKTKLEEAITENTLLKESPVKVEKKKSEAIVTEEEAKAETSEPAVVAEDSPKEEAKTDANAETIEKESPEEEVKAETVDNDIELWGVPLLPSKGAEGTDVILMKFLRARDFKVNEAFEMLKKTLKWRKEHKIDSILGEDFGEDLASAAYMNGLDLESRPVCYNIYSVFGNEELYQSRENLLRWRFQLMEKGIQKLDLKPGGVTSLLQIHDLKNCPGLYKKELWVAIKNAIVALQDNYPELVSRNVFINVPFLFYAGSTLLSPFLTQRTKSKFVVTRPANVTETLLNYIPAEEIPVQYGGFKRYDDTEFSNEAVSEVVVKPGSSETIEIPAAETEGTLVWDIAVLGWEVSYKEEFVPANEGAYTIIVQKGKKIGSNEGPLRNSFKNSESGKIVLTVDNVSSKKKKRVLYRYRNKTESSC comes from the exons ATGACTGCTGAAGTAAAGGTGGAGGAGAAACAGGTAGAGTCTGCGGTTGTTATTGCATCTGTGGAGGAGGAGACAACAGTTAAAGTTGTTGTTGAGGAAGAGAAAGAGACTaaggttgaagaagaagaagatgagagcaAGCCTAAGGGTGTTGAGAAGATATCTTCTTTCAAGGAAGAAAGCGATTTCTTCTCTGATTTGAAAGAGTCCGAGAAAAAGGCTCTCAGCGATCTCAAGACAAAGCTTGAGGAAGCTATTACTGAAAACACTCTCTTGAAAGAGAGTCCTGTTaaggtggagaagaagaagagtgaggCTATTGTTACCGAAGAAGAAGCTAAAGCTGAGACGAGTGAACCAGCGGTTGTTGCTGAGGACAGCCCCAAGGAAGAGGCCAAGACTGATGCTAATGCTGAGACCATTGAGAAGGAAAGCCCTGAAGAAGAAGTAAAGGCTGAGACTGTGGATAACGACATCGAGCTATGGGGAGTGCCACTGCTTCCAAGCAAAGGAGCTGAAGGAACCGATGTGATCCTCATGAAGTTCTTGAGAGCAAGAGACTTCAAAGTCAACGAAGCCTTTGAGATGCTCAAGAAAACCCTCAAGTGGAGAAAGGAACACAAGATTGATTCAATCCTTGGAGAAGACTTTGGGGAGGATCTTGCCTCTGCAGCTTACATGAACGGTCTGGACCTAGAATCACGCCCTGTCTGTTACAATATCTACAGCGTTTTTGGTAACGAGGAGCTTTACCAGAGCAGGGAGAATCTATTGAGATGGAGGTTTCAGCTGATGGAGAAGGGAATCCAGAAGCTTGATCTGAAACCAGGAGGTGTTACTTCTCTTCTCCAGATCCATGATCTCAAGAACTGTCCTGGACTTTATAAAAAGGAGCTCTGGGTCGCAATCAAAAACGCAATAGTAGCTCTGCAGGATAATTACCCGGAACTCGTCTCCAGAAAC GTATTCATAAATGTTCCCTTCTTGTTCTATGCTGGCAGCACTCTCCTGTCACCATTCTTAACTCAAAGAACCAAGAGCAAGTTTGTTGTGACTCGTCCAGCTAATGTCACAGAGACTCTTCTCAA CTACATTCCAGCAGAAGAGATCCCGGTTCAGTACGGTGGTTTCAAAAGATATGATGATACCGAGTTCTCCAACGAAGCTGTTTCTGAAGTTGTCGTTAAGCCTGGATCATCTGAAACCATAGAGATCCCAGCTGCTGAG ACTGAAGGGACATTGGTGTGGGACATTGCGGTTTTGGGATGGGAAGTGAGTTACAAGGAAGAGTTTGTACCAGCAAATGAAGGGGCTTACACTATAATTGTCCAAAAGGGGAAGAAGATTGGATCAAACGAAGGACCGTTGAGGAACAGTTTCAAGAACAGTGAGTCTGGTAAGATTGTTCTGACCGTTGACAATGTTTccagcaagaagaagaagagagttctGTACAGGTACAGGAACAAGACGGAGTCCTCTTGCTGA